The genomic window TCCTGGTCAGGGTTCTCAGTCGGTTGGCATGCTGGCTGACCTGGCGGCTGCTCACGGTGAAGTGAAAGCCACTTTCGACGAAGCCTCGCAAGGCGCGGGAGTCGACCTGTGGACACTCAGCCAACAGGGGCCTGAAGATCAGCTCAATCGCACCGAGAACACCCAGCCTGCGCTGTTGGCTGCCAGTGTGGCGGTGTGGCGGGTATGGCAGAAGCTCGGTGGTGCGCAACCGGCGCAACTTTCCGGGCATAGCCTGGGTGAATACAGCGCGCTGGTTTGCGCTGGCACCTTGTCGCTGCACGATGCGGCGGCGCTGGTTGCGGAGCGTGGGCGCCTGATGCAGGTCGCCGTTCCTGCCGGTGTAGGCGCCATGGCAGCGATTCTTGGCGGCGACGATCAGCAGATTGCCGATGTGTGCGCCGAAGTCGCGCAGGGGCAGGTCGTTGCACCGGCCAATTTCAATTCGCCCGGACAACTGGTCATCGCCGGTCATGCCGAGGCGGTGGATCGGGCATTGGCCCGTCTTGCCGAACGGGGCGTTAAAAAGACGGTGAAGTTGGCGGTGTCTGTGCCGTCGCACACGGCGCTGATGCGTGAAGCATCGGACACGCTGGGTGAGCGCATGACATCGATCAACTGGCACGCGCCAGCCATTCCCGTGGTGCAGAACGCCGAAGCGCGTGCCTACACCTCGTTGGACGATATCCGCGGCGCGTTGCAGCGTCAGTTATATCTGCCTGTGCGCTGGAGCGAATGCGTCCAGGCGCTGGTCGCTGGCGGCGCAACGCGCATGGTCGAGTGCGGTCCGGGCAAGGTGCTTGCCGGTCTGATCAAGCGTATCGACAAGAGCGTCGAAGCACGTGCGATCGGCGCACCGGCCGAACTCGATGCCGCTCGCAGCGAATGGGCTTGATGGATCAACGGTCACAGGAAATCGAAGCATGAGCACACTGCAAGGTGAAATTGCGCTGGTCACGGGTGCTAGCCGCGGCATTGGCGCGGCGATTGCCGATGAGCTGGCCGCGATGGGCGCAACCGTCATCGGCACGGCGACGAGCGAAGCGGGCGTTGCAGCGATCGGCGAGCGGCTTGCTGCGCACGGCGGCCACGGACGCGTGCTGAACGTCACTGACGGCGCGGCAGTAGAGGCTCTGATCGATGGGATCGCCAAGCAATTCGGCGCAGTGTCGATTCTGGTCAACAACGCTGGCATTACCCGCGATCAGCTGCTGATGCGCATGCGAGATGAAGATTGGCAGGCCATTCTGGACACCAACCTCACCTCGGTCTACCGCACCTCCAAGGCGGTGATGCGAGGCATGATGAAGGCGCGCAAGGGCCGCATCATCTCGATCGCTTCGGTGATCGGCCTTACCGGCAATCCCGGGCAGGCCAACTATGCGGCAGCCAAGGCCGGCATTATCGCCTTCTCCAAATCGCTGGCGCGCGAGATCGGTTCGCGTGGCATTACGGTCAATGTGGTGGCGCCGGGCTTTATCGATACCGATATGACCCGTGGCTTGCCGGAAGAGTCCAAGCAGGCCCTGCTGGGCCAGATTGCCCTCGGGCGTCTGGGCGAGGCCGTCGACATCGCCAAGGCCGTCGGCTTCTTGGCGTCGCCCGCGGCGGCCTACATCACCGGCGAGACCCTGCATGTGAATGGCGGCATGTACATGCCCTAAGTACGCCTGAGACTAAGGCGGGCTTGAAAAGGACACGGCCGGCGCAAGCTGAGGGCCTATGGCCCAGGATGTTGGGCCGTGTTGTTTGAAACTTGGTGGCTCTTGGGCCGCCGAGACAAGAGGAGTCGTCACGGCGGCGGTTTTAGGCGACAATTGGCGCTTTCGCGTCGACGCGGGCACCGTGGCGGCTTGTTTTCACTGGCATATGTGGCGGCTCAGCAACTTAGCCACTACAATGCCGCGGAATTTGCCGGTGAAAAATCCGGCAAGACAGACACACCCCTTGGGAGGTATAGGCAACATGAGCACCATCGAAGAACGCGTCAAGAAAATCGTCGTCGAGCAGCTGGGCGTGAAAGAAGATGAGGTCACGGCGAACGCTTCGTTCGTGGACGATCTGGGCGCGGATTCGCTGGACACGGTCGAATTGGTGATGGCTCTGGAAGAGGAATTCGAAACCGAAATCCCCGACGAAGAAGCCGAAAAGATCACCACCGTGCAGCAGGCCGTGGACTACATCAAGGCCCACACCAAGGAATGATTCCTTCGTGCTGCGGCGGCGCTTCCTGCGTCCCATGCACTACGTAGTGATACCGGAAGCTGCGCCATCTCGGCGCAGTTTTCGTTTCTGCAAGGTGTAACGTCCGATCCCGTATGGTTGGCTGTACAAGATCGGAGTGCATCGCAATATATGGAAAGTGATGCCTTCCGGCTGATCTTTCCTGAACCAGCTTAGGAATTCGATCCATGAGCAAACGACGTGTGGTAGTGACCGGCATGGGCATCATCTCGCCGGTCGGCAACGACATCGCCACCGCCTGGGACAACATTCTCAAGGGCGTCAGCGGCATCGGTTCTGTGACGCATTTCGATGCCACCGCGTATGCGACGCGCATCGCGGGACAGGTACGCGACTTCGATCCGGCAGAATGGATCGCGCCGAAAGAAATCAAGAAAATGGATCCGTTCATCCATTATGGCATTGCCGCAGGCACGCAAGCGCTGCGCGATTCCGGCCTGGAAGTGACGGAAGAAAATGCTCCGCGCATCGGCGTGGCAGTGGCGGCTGGCATTGGCGGCCTGCACACCATTGAACGCACGTCGATCGAATTGCACGACAAGGGCCCCCGTCGCGTATCGCCGTTCTTCGTGCCCAGTTCGATCATCAACATGGTCTCGGGCCATCTGTCGATCATGTACGGCCTGAAGGGGCCGAACATTGCGTGCGTCACTGCCTGCACGACCGGTGCGCACAACATCGGTTTGGCTGCGCGCATGATCCAGTACGGCGATGCCGACGTGATGATCGCTGGCGGCGCCGAGTTCGCCACCACCGGCACGGCGATGGCGGGTTTCTGCTCGGCCAAGGCCATGTCCACCCGCAACGATGAGCCGGCCAAGGCCAGCCGTCCGTGGGACAAGGACCGCGACGGTTTCGTACTGTCCGATGGCGCCGGTGTGCTGGTGCTGGAGGAATACGAACAAGCCAAGGCACGCGGCGCGAAGATCTATGCTGAGCTGGTGGGCTTCGGCATGAGCGGCGACGCTTATCACATCACCGCTCCTAGCGAGGGGGGTGAAGGTGCGGCACGTTGCATGCAAAGCGCGCTTAAGGACGGCGGCATCAATCCGTCCGACGTGCAGTACATCAATGCGCACGGTACCTCGACACCGCTGGGTGACCTGGGCGAAGTGTTCGCGGCCAAGCGCGTGTTCGGCGATCACGCCTACAAGCTGGCAATGAGTTCGACCAAGTCGGTGACCGGTCATCTGCTCGGTGCGGCGGGTGGCGTGGAGGCGATCTTCTCCATCCTGGCCCTGCGCGACCAAGTGTTGCCGCCCACGATCAACCTCGACGAGCCGGGTGAAGGTTGTGATCTCGACTTCGTGCCGCATACGGCGCGTGATGCGAAGCTCGATGTCGTCATCTCCAACTCGTTCGGCTTCGGTGGCACCAACGGTACGCTTGCTTTCCGTCGCATCTAAGTGACTGCCATCCATCGTGTAATCGCCGGCCGGCGCGATCTCCTCGCGCCGGCCGCTGCATTTCCAGAGCGTTATCCCGCGTTGCTTGAGAGTGTGACGCAGGGCAGTGCGCATGCACGCTACGACATCCTGTTCGCGTTTCCACAAGGCTCACTCACGCTGGGTGCCGATGGTTGCGTGCGTGACGATCAGGGGAAGACGCACCCGGGGCGCTTTCTTGATCTGCTCGATGGCGCATGGAAGATGGAGCGTTTATCGCACGGCAAGGACGATGGTTTGCCGTTCCATGGCGGCTGGGTATTGCTGCTCGCCTACGAACTGGCTGCGGAGATCGAGCCGAGCCTGCGTTTGCATTACTCGCCTTATTTGCCGGTGGCACTGGCCGTGCGCTGCCCTGCTGCGGTGATCGTGGATCATCTGCGTGACCAGACCGTGCTGGTTGCGGAAGCAGGTCATGAGGCCATGCTCGATGCCATGGCGGCAGATCTCGATGCTGCCACGCCGCAGATCCATCCACTCACGCTGCCTGATGTCATCGACGAAGATGATCCTTCCGTGTTCTTGGATGGGGTAGCTCGCGTTCACGAGCACCTGCATGCTGGTGACGTGTTCCAGGCCAATCTTTCGCGCGCATGGCATGCACAGTTTGCCGATGCGCCGACGGCGGCGAGTCTTTATGCCGCCTTGCGGCGTGCCAATCCTGCGCCGTTTGCTGGATTGCTGCAGCAAAAGGATTGGGCGGTCGTCAGTTCATCCCCCGAGCGCCTGGTCGAGGTGCGGCGTGGCATGGCGCAAACTCGACCGATTGCCGGTACGCGTCCCCGTGTCGCCGGTGATGATGATCTGGCGCGCATTCGCGAGCTCACTGCGCATCCCAAAGAGCGCGCCGAGCATGTGATGCTGATCGATCTGGAACGTAACGATCTCGGCCGTGTTTGCTGCCCCGGCACGGTCGAAGTGAATGAATTGATGGTGGTGGAAAGCTATGCGCACGTGCACCACATTGTTTCAAACGTGCGAGGTCGTTTGCGTGACGGCGTGACGCCAGGGCAGGTGATTGCCGCGACATTTCCTGGCGGCACCATCACCGGCTGTCCCAAAGTGCGCTGCATGGAAATCATCGCGGCTTTGGAACAGGCATCGCGCGGCGCCTACACCGGCGCGCTGGGTTATCTCGATCGCAACGGCGATCTCGACCTGAACATCTTGATCCGCACATTGACCTTGCATGGCCGTGACGTGAGCCTCCGTGCTGGCGCGGGCATCGTGGCCGATTCCGTGGCGGTGAAAGAACTGGACGAAACGCGCGCAAAGGCTCGTGGCATGTTGCGGGCGTTGGGAGTGGCGGGGTGATGATGCTGGTCAATGGCCAGTGGCAGGACAGTGTGTCGGCACTGGATCGCGGCCTGAGTTACGGCGACGGTCTGTTCGAAACCATTCGCATGGTGGGTGCACAAGCACCACTCTGGGAGCGGCACATGCAGCGTCTTGCGGCTGGCTGTGTCCGCCTGCGGATGCCGGCTCCCGATCCACAGCAGCTTTGGCGCGAAGTTCAACAGGTCAGCGCGGCCCTGCCGGATGCGGTTGTGCGCGTCACATTGACCCGCGGAACAGGCGAGCGCGGCTATGCGCCACCAAAGACGAGCAGTATGACGCGCATCGTCGCCGCGTTCCCGGCGCCGATGATTCCCGCTGCGTTCTACCGTGACGGCATTCGCACGCGTCTGTGCACGACCACGCTCGCCGATCAGCCCTTGTTGGCGGGTATCAAACATTTGAACCGGCTGGAGCAAGTGCTGGCACGCGCTGAATGGGACGACCCTTTGATCACCGAGGGCCTTGTCTGTGATCAGCATGGTCAGGTCATTTCGGCGACGGCGGCAAACCTGTTTGCCGTGATCGATGGTGTGTTGCTCACGCCGTCGGTGGAGCGTTGCGGTGTCGCCGGTGTCGCCCGCGCTGCTGTCATCCAAGCACATGCTGCCTGTGAGATCCGTGACTTGCCGCTGACGGAGTGCTTGCGTGCTTCCGAGCTCTTCCTCAGTTCCAGCGTTCGCGGCATTCTGCCGGTTCAGGCGGTGGGCGATACCGTGTACGCTCCCGGTCCGGTGACCCGCGCCATGCAGCGGTATTGGTGCGAGCTCGGTTTTTCGATGGAGCAGGCATGAAGCAAAGCAGTGCAAATTTGGGGCGCGTCT from Dyella caseinilytica includes these protein-coding regions:
- the fabD gene encoding ACP S-malonyltransferase, whose amino-acid sequence is MSSASLAFVFPGQGSQSVGMLADLAAAHGEVKATFDEASQGAGVDLWTLSQQGPEDQLNRTENTQPALLAASVAVWRVWQKLGGAQPAQLSGHSLGEYSALVCAGTLSLHDAAALVAERGRLMQVAVPAGVGAMAAILGGDDQQIADVCAEVAQGQVVAPANFNSPGQLVIAGHAEAVDRALARLAERGVKKTVKLAVSVPSHTALMREASDTLGERMTSINWHAPAIPVVQNAEARAYTSLDDIRGALQRQLYLPVRWSECVQALVAGGATRMVECGPGKVLAGLIKRIDKSVEARAIGAPAELDAARSEWA
- the fabG gene encoding 3-oxoacyl-ACP reductase FabG, which produces MSTLQGEIALVTGASRGIGAAIADELAAMGATVIGTATSEAGVAAIGERLAAHGGHGRVLNVTDGAAVEALIDGIAKQFGAVSILVNNAGITRDQLLMRMRDEDWQAILDTNLTSVYRTSKAVMRGMMKARKGRIISIASVIGLTGNPGQANYAAAKAGIIAFSKSLAREIGSRGITVNVVAPGFIDTDMTRGLPEESKQALLGQIALGRLGEAVDIAKAVGFLASPAAAYITGETLHVNGGMYMP
- the acpP gene encoding acyl carrier protein, with amino-acid sequence MSTIEERVKKIVVEQLGVKEDEVTANASFVDDLGADSLDTVELVMALEEEFETEIPDEEAEKITTVQQAVDYIKAHTKE
- the fabF gene encoding beta-ketoacyl-ACP synthase II, with amino-acid sequence MSKRRVVVTGMGIISPVGNDIATAWDNILKGVSGIGSVTHFDATAYATRIAGQVRDFDPAEWIAPKEIKKMDPFIHYGIAAGTQALRDSGLEVTEENAPRIGVAVAAGIGGLHTIERTSIELHDKGPRRVSPFFVPSSIINMVSGHLSIMYGLKGPNIACVTACTTGAHNIGLAARMIQYGDADVMIAGGAEFATTGTAMAGFCSAKAMSTRNDEPAKASRPWDKDRDGFVLSDGAGVLVLEEYEQAKARGAKIYAELVGFGMSGDAYHITAPSEGGEGAARCMQSALKDGGINPSDVQYINAHGTSTPLGDLGEVFAAKRVFGDHAYKLAMSSTKSVTGHLLGAAGGVEAIFSILALRDQVLPPTINLDEPGEGCDLDFVPHTARDAKLDVVISNSFGFGGTNGTLAFRRI
- a CDS encoding aminodeoxychorismate synthase component I; the protein is MTAIHRVIAGRRDLLAPAAAFPERYPALLESVTQGSAHARYDILFAFPQGSLTLGADGCVRDDQGKTHPGRFLDLLDGAWKMERLSHGKDDGLPFHGGWVLLLAYELAAEIEPSLRLHYSPYLPVALAVRCPAAVIVDHLRDQTVLVAEAGHEAMLDAMAADLDAATPQIHPLTLPDVIDEDDPSVFLDGVARVHEHLHAGDVFQANLSRAWHAQFADAPTAASLYAALRRANPAPFAGLLQQKDWAVVSSSPERLVEVRRGMAQTRPIAGTRPRVAGDDDLARIRELTAHPKERAEHVMLIDLERNDLGRVCCPGTVEVNELMVVESYAHVHHIVSNVRGRLRDGVTPGQVIAATFPGGTITGCPKVRCMEIIAALEQASRGAYTGALGYLDRNGDLDLNILIRTLTLHGRDVSLRAGAGIVADSVAVKELDETRAKARGMLRALGVAG
- the pabC gene encoding aminodeoxychorismate lyase, whose amino-acid sequence is MMLVNGQWQDSVSALDRGLSYGDGLFETIRMVGAQAPLWERHMQRLAAGCVRLRMPAPDPQQLWREVQQVSAALPDAVVRVTLTRGTGERGYAPPKTSSMTRIVAAFPAPMIPAAFYRDGIRTRLCTTTLADQPLLAGIKHLNRLEQVLARAEWDDPLITEGLVCDQHGQVISATAANLFAVIDGVLLTPSVERCGVAGVARAAVIQAHAACEIRDLPLTECLRASELFLSSSVRGILPVQAVGDTVYAPGPVTRAMQRYWCELGFSMEQA